TCTCACAAAGTTGTTAGATAAATTCTGAATGAATTGATAACTAAGCTCTATTGATGCTAAAACACTGGTAATAAATTCATCATTTGATTTTAACTTAGTATCTAATGCAACAAATTTATAGCGACTGATGCCATAGTAACGATGACCCACTAACCAAAACGTTATTAAGCTATAATTAGGCTACACATCATAAGAAAGACCAATATTGTCGTATGGAAACAAAAACAGCTATGGATACGGAAAAGAAAAACATCAAAGTAATGCTTGTTGATGATGAACAACATGTCATTGACTATGTTTCTGAGCTTGTCGAATCTGTTGGTTTTAGCATGGCAGGATATGCTAATGGAGGTAGAGAAGCTCTGGAAAAATTACCCGTATTAAAGCCTGACCTTATCCTGCTTGATGTAACAATGCCAGGAATCCCAGGTAACGAACTTGTTGCAGAAATAAAAAAACGTGATGAACTAGCTAAGATAATTATGCTCACTTCTCGTAATGCCGCCTATATTGTTAAGTCTTGTATTAATAATGGTGCACGAGGTTATATCCTTAAAAGTCAGGGACCAGAATATATTCGTAACAAACTTCTGGATATTTGGGAAACCAGTCTTCAATCATAAGACGGCCATGCAATGAGTTGCAACCATACCAATGATAGTTATGCCCGCTACTGTACCACCTGTGGTGAATCCTTAGAACGCTTGACCTGTCGCTGTGGTACTGCCAATAACTTAACCAGTGAATTTTGCTGGATGTGTGGCCAGTCGCTTAAACAGAATAAAAAAAGCAATAGCAGCTTTTCTCATAAATACCACTTACGAGAATTTCTCTTAGATGCAGAGCTTCAAGCAGAGGAGGTAAGCGAAACTATCACCATGTCACAGGAAGACATTGAAAAATTGTTACAAGGAGGCAATTAGTAACAATGCAATTTAGCCCCGAGTTAATTGAAGAGCTTAGACGTGAAGTGGATATCGATGACAAGCTTTTTAGCAAACTTCTCAAAGCCAATAATAATGACTACGAGCAGTTTATTTTGATGCTAATTAAAGAAGGTTATATTTCACGCAAGAAATGGGGCAAAAAAATTGGTGATGCCATTGATTTTGCTTATTTACCACTTAATGAAACTTATATAGATGATAGTTTACTAGAGCTAATTCCCCAGGAAATTGCTGAAAAATATTCAGCAATGATAGTGTACAAATTTGGCAGCCGCGTCAGTATTGCTTTAAAAAACCCACTTGACCATAATACTAAAGTGATTTTAAGCCGATTTGTTGGCCACCCTATTAGTGCTCTTTTTAGTTTTGAAGATGAAATAAAAAAATCCATCGCTATGCACTATGGTGCTGCAGTATGTCTTGATACGTTATTAGAAAAAACTGAAAAATTAACACCTACCTCCAATTTGGACTCTCCTGAGCAATTGGTCAAGCTAGCTAGTAATAAAGAAGTCAAAGACCTAGCTAATACAATCATCTATATGGCCTTAAAAGATAAGGTATCTGATATTCATATTGAGTCGAAAAAACATCATGTGTTACTGCGATTTCGTAAGGATGGTGTGCTATTTAATCAAGCAGTATTACCATTACAAATTTCTGCTTCGTTGACAAACTACTTTAAAACATTAGCTCAAGCAGATATTTCTGAAAAGCGCAGACCCCAAGATGGCCGTTTTGACTTCGCATTATCACACCATACCATTGATATTCGTTTGTCCGTTTTGCCTACGCTTCATGGTGAAAAATTGGTCATGCGGTTACTTGGTACTGAGTTTCTAGATAAATACCTTGATTTTGACGAACTTGGTTTCAGCAAGTCAATTACCAGCCATGTTCAAGAAGCTTTAAATGCACCCAACGGCATGATTTTTGTTACTGGGCCAACAGGTTCTGGCAAAACCACAACCCTACATTGTGCACTCAATTATTTGAGTAATCCTGGTATTAATATTGTCACCATTGAAAACCCGATAGAATACGAACACCCCAACATTACCCAAATCTCTGTTGAAGAAAAAATAGGACGTAATTTTTCTTCAATATTACGTGCAGTTTTACGACAAGACCCTGACGTGATTATGATTGGTGAAATTCGTGATCTTGAAACCGCACGCATTGCTGCAAATGCAGCCCTCACTGGTCATATGGTATTAACCAGTTTGCATACGAATAATGCCATTCAAGCGGTTACCCGCATGGTAGAAATGGGAGTTGAACACTTTGTGATTGCCCCATCGGTTATTGGTGTGCTTGGCCAACGACTCGTGCGCAAGATTTGCTCAAACTGTATGGAAGCTTATACACCTAATGAAACTTATATGAGCCGTTTTTTTGATCTGGATAATGTGTCGACTATGCCTGAGCTTTATCGTGGTAGCGGCTGTCATGCCTGCAATAATACTGGTTTTTCTGGGCGTATTGCTATACACGAATTTCTTGGCATTACTGACGAGCTTCGCAATCACATTATCCAGTCACAAAGCCACCAAAACTTTTATCAAGCAGCCATCCAAAGTGAACATTATCAACCACTAGCCAAGGATGGTTTTAAAAAGGCCTTAATGGGACAAACCACTTTGGAAGAAGTGGCAAGCATTGTCAGGGTTTTTGAAGACAAGTAAACAAAGGAGTTAATTGATGCAATACTCATTTAACAAAGTACTTCATGTTGATGACCAGGCTGTCATTCGTGAACTAGTGATCTTAGGGTTTGAAAATACCGACATTCATGTCAATTCTGTTGACTCAGCGACTGCTTGTATGGAAGCAATCAACAGTTTCTGCCCAGATGTAGTATTACTCGATTTTTTTCTGGCTGACTCTGATGATGAAAACCTTGCTGATAAAATTTATGAATACAACCCTAATATTCCAATTATTTTTCTTTCTGGTCGAAATAAAAACATTATTCTTTCAGAAAAAAAATTACCTAATATTGCAGGTGTCATCACCAAGCCCTTTGTGCCAGAGAATATTCCTGCACAAATTGAAGAGTTGCTTACATCAACTAATCAACCAATACAATCAAGCTCAACCAGCAGTAATCGTTTAACTGCGTTAACCGAAAAATACCAGCACTATCTTAAACATGAAGTCAAACCAACTATTGAGCACTATTGGAATGCAATTATTAACCAGCAATCATTAACCAGTAATCTACATGAACTAATTCTAGAGACACATAAAATCGTAGGGACAGCAGGTATCTACGGTATGCAAGCATTATCCTCTGCGGCGGCTGATTTTGAAAACCTGCTGTTGGCCTATGAACAAAGAAATCCAACCCATGCAGAAGATCTCATTAAAGATGGGGAACTATTATACTGCCAATTAATGTATGAGCTTGATAAGCTTGATTAATTTTTATCAAAATTATTTTAGGCTGTAACTATACATAAAAAAATAGAAATATAGTTAGTTTAGGGTATTCTTATTCATTCTACATAAATGATATGTGATACCACTGAGTGGAAATATAACCACGAACCGAAGGGTTATGACTGTAATATTCAATCAGGCTCTGCCCTAGCTTGGTGATTTTTCTGTTTGTTCTTGAGGTTTTTCTTCTAACTCTAGCACAAGTGCTTCCACATACTGACAGGTGCTCTTCACCTGTTGTGTGAGTTGTATAAATAAACTCTCATAATCACCACTGTCATTATTACGTAATAAGGTTTCCAGTTGTTCACTCGTTTGCGCAATAGCCTCTGAACCCATAGTGGCAGTTACTCCTTTAATGGTATGCAAGGTATTTGCAATTTTATCAATTGATTCTGTAGGTCTGCGTGCAGGCACTGCGTCCATTAATTTAGGGATATCTTTTAAAAAGCTACTTAATACACGTTGGTAAACTTTCTTATGGCCACCAAACCGCTTAATAGCACTTTCCATATCTAATAAAGAATTATCAGTGAGAACGCCCTTATCTTGTGTTTCTTTCGTTGCCTGCTGTTGAGGATGTACCCATTTAAGTAGCACATCAATCACTTCATCAAGTTCAAATGGCTTACCAACATGATCATTCATACCTGCCGCCAAGGCAGCCTGTTGGTCAGACTCCATCGCATTGGCCGTCATGGCAATGATTGGCAGTGCTTTTAGGCCAAGGGTATTACGGATTTCTTTTGTTGCACTATAGCCATCCATATTAGGCATTTGAATATCCATTAATACAATGTCAAATGAATCACTGGATTGCTTAAGGTACCCAATGGCTTCAAGACCATCATCGGCTAATGTAATTTTTGCCCCCTCAATTTCTAATAACTCCTTTGCTACCTGTTGGTTAGTAGGGTTATCTTCAACTAAAAGTAATGACATTTGATCTAAGCGTCGTTCACTAATATCATGAGTTTGATATTGCACACTATCCTTAATCAGGTCCATTACTGTATCAAATAACATTGAAGCGGTTATAGGCTTAAAGAGTAAAGCATCAGCTTTTTTGGAATATTCTTCTGCTTCTTTATGGTCAGCAGTAATCATAATAACCAGTGGTGCTTTATCTATTGTATATTGTGATTTGATTTTATCACACACTTTAAAACCATCTATACCAGGCATACGCCTGTCTAATAAAACCAAATCATAAGGAGATAATCCCTCTGTATTGGTTTTCGTTTTATAAATGGCTTCCTCACCATCCTTGGCTTCATCAGATATCCACCCGAAAGACTTGACCATCACTGATAATACATGGCGTGAAAATTCATTATCATCAACAATCAATACTTTGATATTTTTTGGCAACTTCTCAAATCTAAGTTGAGGCGTTGATGAAGCTGCCTTACAAGGGATTTTAAATTTAAAAGTACTTCCTTTTCCTAGCTCACTATCAACACTAATATCCCCCCCCATGAGTTTTACTAATCGCTCACAAATAGCCAAACCAAGTCCTGTTCCTCCAAATCGCCTGGTCGTTGAAGTCTCTGCTTGAGTAAATACCTCAAAAATATTCTTTAGCTTTTCAGCAGCTATACCAATACCTGTGTCACGGACTTCAAAAAATAAAATATAAGCTTCTTTTACCAAGATCAGCTTAACTGTAAGAATCACTTCTCCCTTTGAAGTAAATTTAACAGCATTACTGATTAAATTAATTAAAATTTGTTGCAAACGTAACTCATCAACAATAAACATTTTTTGTGATAACACAGGATCAATATCAAACAAAATTTCTAATCTTTTATTCCCTACATTATTAGATGCAACCATACCCACATTTTTCAACATTTCATCAATATGACAAGGTTGTAAATCTAGGGTAAGTTTACCCGCTTCGATTTTGGAAAAATCAAGAATATCATTGAGAATACCGAGTAATAACCGAGCAGCCGATTCGGTTTTTTGTACATAATCAAATTGTTTTTTATCAAGAGAGGTTTTCAATAATAGCTGAACCATTCCTAATATAGCATTCATGGGTGTACGAATTTCATGGCTCATATTCGCAACAAAATCTGACTTTGCTTGATTGGCCACTTCTGCTTTAGATTTGGCTTTTTCTAATTGCATTTCATGCATTAATTGCTCGGTAATATCCCTATTAATACCAAGCAGGAGTACTGGCTCTCCTTTTTTGTTACGCTCAACCGTAGCTCCTGCTTTAATATAACGAATATCACCATTGGGATGAATAATTCGAAAGATTGGATCAAATATCCCCTTCCCTGCTATAGCTTTACTTAACTTATCAACTGTTTCCTCTCTGTCTTCTGGATGTATTGTGTTATACCAATATTCATAATAAAGATCTGTCTTGTGTGATTGCTCAGGCACTTGATAAATATCAAGCATCTGTTTATTCCAGTCCAGTTTATTATTTTCTAAATCCCAACTCCAAATACCCAACTGAGCCACTTCTGATGCCTTGATTAATTGATCACGTATTAACACTAGTTTACGCTTATTCTCTACTAACTGGGTTATATTGGTTACTATAAATAAAAACCCATAAGTACCCCCAAGCTTATCAAGTAAAGCATTCACTAACAAAAAAACAGGAATAGTAGAGCTGTCTTTCCTAACAAATGTCCACTCATGTTCATTGGCTAGATTGTTCTGAGATTTAACAACTAGCGTTTCAAACCCAGGTTCAACCGACTCTTGCAGTTGTTCTGAAAATTCATTTGCTCGATCAACCACTTCCTGTTGAAGTAATAAGGTACTAATATTAAGCTCATTCATTACTTCTACAGCGCTATAGCCTAGCATCTGCTCTGCTGCAGGATTAAATAAATTAATGATACCATCAATATCCGTTGCAATAATCGCAGTACTGGCTTGATTTAAAATAGCTTCTTGCAAAGAAGCGTAGTGGTGAATTTCTGCAGTTCTGTCAGCTACTCGTTGTTCTAAAGAAGTATTTAATTCCCGAATCTGATTCTCTATAATTATTTGCTGAGTAATATCTCTCGCCGTATTCGCTGCACCCACTATTTTACCTTTGCTATTGAAAATAGGTGAAACAGAAATAGAAACATCAATTATGTTGCCATTTTTATCATGCCTTTGCGTATTGAAATGAGGAATTACTTTTCCTGATGAGACATTTTTAAGAATATTATCTTCTTCATGCTTGCGTTCTTCTGGAATAATGATATCAATCAAATGTTTGCCAATGGCTTCTTCAGCGGTGTAACCAAACATTTTTTCAGCTGCCCGATTCCAGTCAGTAATAACACCTTGCAAATTTTTACCAATCATTGCGTCCTGAGTGCTAGTAACAATAGCCGCTAACCGGGCTTGCTCTTCATTGACTCGCTGGCGTTGTTGTATGTTTAACCAATATAAATACAGCATTCCCCCAACTACCAACATAACTACTATCATTGCTAGTACATTGGTAATTAAGCTTTGAATAAAACTGTTATTAACCACTGTCTCTGGCAAAGTAACAATAATATTTAAAAAACGTTTTGGCTGTTGGGCTAATACTAACTGTTGACTTCTGGCCAGTTGAATCCCTTGAACATGGTTATAAAACACCAACCCATCAGGCATATCACTATTACTGGGATGCTGTTTAAACTCGTCCTGCCATTGATACCGTTGTACCAAGTCAAAGCCAAATGTTTTCTCTGCCTTAGAATGAATTAAAAAGTCTCCAGATGAATTAGTTAAATATAACTGAAAAAATTCAGGCAAACCTGCAATTAAACTAGAAAATAATTGGGTTGTATCATAGTTGATAACAATCATCCCAAACAGTTTGCCAGTACTCTCATGATAAATAGGTGTTGTTACTCTAAGAGTGGGGACATAAGGAACTACAATGGTATTATTTTCACGATTTAAAGTAATGTCAGAAATATAGAAGTCGCCCGATTTTAGCCTAGCTGTTTGCTGATAGTAATCTCTGTGGCTTTTAGATTGTAATTTTTCTTCACTAACTATGACAATTTTATTGTTCTCCTTATCTACTCTAACTAGCTCTCGACCATTATTGGCCACCCCAATATAACGCACTTGATAGACATCAGGATGAGACTTTAAATAGCTACTGAATATTTGATTAAGGCGACTTAACCATAAAGCAATATGGCTATTTTCTTTTACATCAAACCCATCATTGCCAACTGCTCTGATTATACCTTGGATTGGTGGCACATCAGCTAAAAAAGCGACATCTTCCTTCAATCTGTTTAACTTTTCAGATATTTTAATAGCTTCTTCTTCAACTTCACTTAAAAGTAATATATTAAACTTTGAGTATACTTGTTTCTTTTCCTTGAAATAACTAACATAAGCAAAACCAATAACCAACAATATAATACTTAAAAGCAAGATTACTAAACGAAACATATTTTTTTTATATAAATATGACATATTTTTCTCAAATTAAAAATCATACACGACTTAACTATAGCCACCCATGTATAACCAACCAAAAAGCTAAGTCCTACGATACATCTTATTATACTTTTATATAAATAGAAGTTTAGCGTTAAGTTAACTCACCTGCCCTAGTTATTTATATTTAACAAGGTAATTTCACATAAAAAATCATCCTGATAATTTATACTAATCAAAAAGCAATTCATATAACCCAAAAAACTGTTGAGTAAAGCCAAAACTACAAACCTAACAGACATCAATATTTAATAAAGTAAATTACCAGTTCTCAAGACAACATTTTTCCTATACTTATTTACAGATCAGCTTAAGTCAATGGAATAAGCAACTAATGAAGATAAGGACCGACCTGACTTTAAACCTGAGCCTATTTTCACTGTTACCCACTGTTATTATTACATTACTACTATATATTAATGCTACAAGCTTTGTTGAAAAAAATGCCATAGAACATTTAGCCACCATCAGTGAAATACAACAAGCACGTTTACATACTTTAATTAGCCACCACCGTGATCGGGTCAAATTGATTGCAAGCAGAACTAAACTACGTACTCTATTGCAAGATTATCAAAATAAATCTGAAGCCAAATTAGTCACCTACATGCAACGTATTCTTGATGATGCGATTCATTCTGTCGAAGGTATTGAGGCTGCTTTTATTTATAGTCGACAACAAGAGCTTGTATTGGACACCTACATTAATAACGAAGTAATACAGTCAACAGCTATTAATCATCAACAACTGGATGAACCAAACCGTCCATTAGTATGGCGCAATGGTAATAACCACTTCAATATACAAATTGTAGAGCCACTCTTTTTACAAAACCAATCGATTGGGTATTTGCTTGTTCAATTTGAAGCAGATAGCTTTTTAAGTACTTTCACCAATTATGTTGGCATGGGAACAACCGGGGAATTAATCGTTGCTCGACAAGAGGATAGTCAACCCCTCCAAGTCATTCATCCTTTACGATTTACATCAACAACTGTTAACACGCCAGTAACAGCATTTAATTCACAGAAAGCTAGCAATAATTCATTTATCCAAAAAGACATCAATACAACAACTGTCATACCCGAGGTGAAAGATTATCGTGGCCATGAAGTAATCGCCGTTGCTAGCCAAATAATCGACCTACCATGGGTGTTAATTGTGAAAATGGACCGCAAGGAAATATTTAGCCCAGTAAAAAAACCGTTTGCCTATTTTTTTGTTTCAATATTGGTAATACTCATTTTAGGCGCAACCTTTGGGTTATTTATGGCACGACGTATTTCTGGCCCAATAGAACAGCTAACTCATGCCACCCGACTAAGCAAACCTGTTAAATTAACATCACAAAATGAAATTGGCTTACTGGCGACAGCCCATAACAACATGTTAACTCAGCAGCTACGCCATCAATCTGAGCTTGAACATAAAGTAGAGGAGCGCACAAATGAACTAAATGAAGCACTCAAAGCAGCTAAAGCAGCAGATCGAGCAAAAAGTGAGTTTTTATCCAACATGAGCCATGAAATCCGTACTCCAATGAATGCTATCTTAGGGATGATTCAGTTATTGACAAAAACTTTCCTTAATACCAAGCAATCAGACTATGTACAAAAGATGGAATCGGCTGCTCGTTTATTATTGGCTATTATCAATGATATTCTCGATTTTTCCAAAATCGAAGCGGGTAAACTTACCCTGGATTTACGCCCCAACAATATTGATCAACTCTTGCACAACGTAGGTGTCATTGCTGCGAATAATATTGGCAATAAAAAACTAGAAATTATCTTTGATATCACCCCTGACTTATCACAAAAGAACTTTATGATAGATGAGCTGCGTTTACAGCAGGTTTTAATCAACCTGACTAGCAATGCCATTAAGTTTACCAATACTGGTGAAATTGTGTTATCAGTTAAGTCAACGGAATTAAAAGAAACTCATATATTATTTTTTGAAGTTCGTGACACTGGTATTGGAATTGCCCCTGAACAATTAGAAAAAATATTTGATTGCTTTAGCCAGGCAGAAACCTCTACGACTAGACGATTTGGTGGTACTGGTCTTGGCCTGACGATTAGTAAACACTTAGTGGAGTTAATGGGTGGAACAATCTGCGTTGAGAGTGAATTAGGCAAAGGGAGTATCTTTAGATTTAACATTTCTTGCCAAGTGGCTGCCTCCCTCCCCCTCTCCCAACAACAAACTTATATATTACCAGATAATTTAAAGGTATTAATTGTTGATGATAATGTGTTTGCACGCCAAGCATTATCAATGATGGTCAATGAAATTGGCTGGACTGCTGAAACGGTTGAAAGTGGAGAAGAGGCTATATTTAAAATACGCAATCAACGTATAGACTTTCCAACTTATGATTTAATTCTAGTAGACTCGTGTATGCCGGGTATGGACGGCTGTCAAGCCTGCGAACAAATTAAAGCGCACTATGAATCAGCTACATGCCCGTTGATTATTATTGTTAACGCCCACCGAGGTGAGGCTCAAAAAGCTGTCAAGCAAGTGTCAACAGATGGCTTATTGTATAAACCTGTTACTCCCGCAATGTTCCTTGATAGTGTTGCAAAAGCAATTAAAGATAAAAACCATTGTTATCATGTAGCTCCACAGGTTAAAAAGCAACACCTAGAAGGCTTAACTTTATTATTGGTTGAGGATAATCCCACCAACCAACAAGTAGCGAAAGAGCTATTAGAAATTGAGGGAGCAGCCGTTGAATTAGCCAATGACGGTGTCGCTGCAATCAATATTATAAAAAACAATCATCATTCATTTGATGCTGTTTTAATGGATATTCAAATGCCTAATATGGATGGCTATAGTGCAACAAAAGAAATCCGCAATACGCTTGGTTTAAAAAAACTGCCTATTATTGCCATGACCGCCAGCACTATGGAGTCAGATCAAGCAACAGCACTAGCAGCAAGCATGAACGACCATATTGGCAAGCCTTTTCAACTTGAAGAAGTCATTAATGTATTGCTTAAATGGACACGCGCCCAACAACAGAAAGTGAAAGAAAACCAGGAAAGCCAATTGTAACAACATATTAAAACGCTAAAAGACGCTACCTCAGCGTAAACAACAACCACTCAGGCATACCTAGATTGACAGGTCATCACTCCCTTAAAAACATTAGCCTGAGATTGCTTCTGCACTATTGCGACACCTATCGCTACTACCAAAGATAAGTAATTGATTTTTAACGTCCTAACTACCTATTTGCAACTGGTTTAAAATTTTCGTGATTCCATTCACTTAACTCGCTATAATTGCTCGCCATTTAATCACTAGATTTTGGTATTAATAGCGCTATATGGTTTTACGCATTCATAGTTGGTTAACGCTTTTCATTATATTTAGCTGCTTTTCCGTTGCTCAGGCTCAAGCAGTGAATGTGACTCCTCTACCTGACTGGGTAAAGTCAGCACCCACAGCCACGGATCAAACAGTACCGAAAGATGAGCTGGCTAATGGCGAGTACTATCGCTTAGTCGATAAACAAGTCAAGGTAGTGGATCAAGCCCACTATT
This genomic interval from Spartinivicinus ruber contains the following:
- a CDS encoding zinc ribbon domain-containing protein, coding for MSCNHTNDSYARYCTTCGESLERLTCRCGTANNLTSEFCWMCGQSLKQNKKSNSSFSHKYHLREFLLDAELQAEEVSETITMSQEDIEKLLQGGN
- a CDS encoding response regulator, translating into MSYLYKKNMFRLVILLLSIILLVIGFAYVSYFKEKKQVYSKFNILLLSEVEEEAIKISEKLNRLKEDVAFLADVPPIQGIIRAVGNDGFDVKENSHIALWLSRLNQIFSSYLKSHPDVYQVRYIGVANNGRELVRVDKENNKIVIVSEEKLQSKSHRDYYQQTARLKSGDFYISDITLNRENNTIVVPYVPTLRVTTPIYHESTGKLFGMIVINYDTTQLFSSLIAGLPEFFQLYLTNSSGDFLIHSKAEKTFGFDLVQRYQWQDEFKQHPSNSDMPDGLVFYNHVQGIQLARSQQLVLAQQPKRFLNIIVTLPETVVNNSFIQSLITNVLAMIVVMLVVGGMLYLYWLNIQQRQRVNEEQARLAAIVTSTQDAMIGKNLQGVITDWNRAAEKMFGYTAEEAIGKHLIDIIIPEERKHEEDNILKNVSSGKVIPHFNTQRHDKNGNIIDVSISVSPIFNSKGKIVGAANTARDITQQIIIENQIRELNTSLEQRVADRTAEIHHYASLQEAILNQASTAIIATDIDGIINLFNPAAEQMLGYSAVEVMNELNISTLLLQQEVVDRANEFSEQLQESVEPGFETLVVKSQNNLANEHEWTFVRKDSSTIPVFLLVNALLDKLGGTYGFLFIVTNITQLVENKRKLVLIRDQLIKASEVAQLGIWSWDLENNKLDWNKQMLDIYQVPEQSHKTDLYYEYWYNTIHPEDREETVDKLSKAIAGKGIFDPIFRIIHPNGDIRYIKAGATVERNKKGEPVLLLGINRDITEQLMHEMQLEKAKSKAEVANQAKSDFVANMSHEIRTPMNAILGMVQLLLKTSLDKKQFDYVQKTESAARLLLGILNDILDFSKIEAGKLTLDLQPCHIDEMLKNVGMVASNNVGNKRLEILFDIDPVLSQKMFIVDELRLQQILINLISNAVKFTSKGEVILTVKLILVKEAYILFFEVRDTGIGIAAEKLKNIFEVFTQAETSTTRRFGGTGLGLAICERLVKLMGGDISVDSELGKGSTFKFKIPCKAASSTPQLRFEKLPKNIKVLIVDDNEFSRHVLSVMVKSFGWISDEAKDGEEAIYKTKTNTEGLSPYDLVLLDRRMPGIDGFKVCDKIKSQYTIDKAPLVIMITADHKEAEEYSKKADALLFKPITASMLFDTVMDLIKDSVQYQTHDISERRLDQMSLLLVEDNPTNQQVAKELLEIEGAKITLADDGLEAIGYLKQSSDSFDIVLMDIQMPNMDGYSATKEIRNTLGLKALPIIAMTANAMESDQQAALAAGMNDHVGKPFELDEVIDVLLKWVHPQQQATKETQDKGVLTDNSLLDMESAIKRFGGHKKVYQRVLSSFLKDIPKLMDAVPARRPTESIDKIANTLHTIKGVTATMGSEAIAQTSEQLETLLRNNDSGDYESLFIQLTQQVKSTCQYVEALVLELEEKPQEQTEKSPS
- a CDS encoding response regulator, producing MQYSFNKVLHVDDQAVIRELVILGFENTDIHVNSVDSATACMEAINSFCPDVVLLDFFLADSDDENLADKIYEYNPNIPIIFLSGRNKNIILSEKKLPNIAGVITKPFVPENIPAQIEELLTSTNQPIQSSSTSSNRLTALTEKYQHYLKHEVKPTIEHYWNAIINQQSLTSNLHELILETHKIVGTAGIYGMQALSSAAADFENLLLAYEQRNPTHAEDLIKDGELLYCQLMYELDKLD
- a CDS encoding response regulator, coding for MKIRTDLTLNLSLFSLLPTVIITLLLYINATSFVEKNAIEHLATISEIQQARLHTLISHHRDRVKLIASRTKLRTLLQDYQNKSEAKLVTYMQRILDDAIHSVEGIEAAFIYSRQQELVLDTYINNEVIQSTAINHQQLDEPNRPLVWRNGNNHFNIQIVEPLFLQNQSIGYLLVQFEADSFLSTFTNYVGMGTTGELIVARQEDSQPLQVIHPLRFTSTTVNTPVTAFNSQKASNNSFIQKDINTTTVIPEVKDYRGHEVIAVASQIIDLPWVLIVKMDRKEIFSPVKKPFAYFFVSILVILILGATFGLFMARRISGPIEQLTHATRLSKPVKLTSQNEIGLLATAHNNMLTQQLRHQSELEHKVEERTNELNEALKAAKAADRAKSEFLSNMSHEIRTPMNAILGMIQLLTKTFLNTKQSDYVQKMESAARLLLAIINDILDFSKIEAGKLTLDLRPNNIDQLLHNVGVIAANNIGNKKLEIIFDITPDLSQKNFMIDELRLQQVLINLTSNAIKFTNTGEIVLSVKSTELKETHILFFEVRDTGIGIAPEQLEKIFDCFSQAETSTTRRFGGTGLGLTISKHLVELMGGTICVESELGKGSIFRFNISCQVAASLPLSQQQTYILPDNLKVLIVDDNVFARQALSMMVNEIGWTAETVESGEEAIFKIRNQRIDFPTYDLILVDSCMPGMDGCQACEQIKAHYESATCPLIIIVNAHRGEAQKAVKQVSTDGLLYKPVTPAMFLDSVAKAIKDKNHCYHVAPQVKKQHLEGLTLLLVEDNPTNQQVAKELLEIEGAAVELANDGVAAINIIKNNHHSFDAVLMDIQMPNMDGYSATKEIRNTLGLKKLPIIAMTASTMESDQATALAASMNDHIGKPFQLEEVINVLLKWTRAQQQKVKENQESQL
- a CDS encoding response regulator, with translation METKTAMDTEKKNIKVMLVDDEQHVIDYVSELVESVGFSMAGYANGGREALEKLPVLKPDLILLDVTMPGIPGNELVAEIKKRDELAKIIMLTSRNAAYIVKSCINNGARGYILKSQGPEYIRNKLLDIWETSLQS
- a CDS encoding GspE/PulE family protein, with translation MQFSPELIEELRREVDIDDKLFSKLLKANNNDYEQFILMLIKEGYISRKKWGKKIGDAIDFAYLPLNETYIDDSLLELIPQEIAEKYSAMIVYKFGSRVSIALKNPLDHNTKVILSRFVGHPISALFSFEDEIKKSIAMHYGAAVCLDTLLEKTEKLTPTSNLDSPEQLVKLASNKEVKDLANTIIYMALKDKVSDIHIESKKHHVLLRFRKDGVLFNQAVLPLQISASLTNYFKTLAQADISEKRRPQDGRFDFALSHHTIDIRLSVLPTLHGEKLVMRLLGTEFLDKYLDFDELGFSKSITSHVQEALNAPNGMIFVTGPTGSGKTTTLHCALNYLSNPGINIVTIENPIEYEHPNITQISVEEKIGRNFSSILRAVLRQDPDVIMIGEIRDLETARIAANAALTGHMVLTSLHTNNAIQAVTRMVEMGVEHFVIAPSVIGVLGQRLVRKICSNCMEAYTPNETYMSRFFDLDNVSTMPELYRGSGCHACNNTGFSGRIAIHEFLGITDELRNHIIQSQSHQNFYQAAIQSEHYQPLAKDGFKKALMGQTTLEEVASIVRVFEDK